DNA sequence from the bacterium genome:
TGTTTTCAATTTTCAAATTGTCATAGGATAAATTCTCACAGGTAAGTGTGCCAGGAAAAGAAATTTCTAAATTTTGAATATGGTAATTATTAAAGTCAAAAGAAGAAACAAACAGGTTTAAGTTACCAGTTGTTTGAAATTTTTTTTTACTTTGCTTAAAGAGAAATGATTGAAATTTGCAGTTCCACCAGATATATCAATTTTATATTTTTCTCTTATATCCTCTGGCAAAATTCTTAGCAATTTTTCTATTTGTATTTTCTCTCCAGTAAAAGAGAGATTGAAATTTTCATTATCTATTTCTCCCCAAAACCTTAATTCATTACTATCTATAAAAGCAACTCCTCTTTCAATTTCTCCTTTTTTTTCTGTTGGATAGAAACACCCTTTTAAAAGAACAATTATCCCTTCACCTTTTTCAACTTTTAATTCTTCAACTTTAATATCAAAATCAATTCTTTGTTTCTCATCTTTTTTATATAACATTATATTTCCTGAAACATTACCTTCTAAATTAACTTTCAAATTAAAAAAACTACATACCTGTTTTATATCAATTTTATTACATTTTACTATTACATCCTGGTCTGTTTTTCCCCAGTTTTTCAAATTTCCCTGTACCTGTATATCACCAATTTCTTCAATTTTTATATTTGTATTTTCTATATTCACATTTCCACTTTTTATATTTCCTGATATAGTCCCATTTATTGTAATATTTCGCTCCTGTTGTTGATTTCCTACCTCTCCTGGTCCTGCAAAAGACACTTTTGTAAAAGTAGGTTTGATTTTAAGTTCATTTAATAAAATAAAAAAAGCATTTTGTTTATATGATAAATTCTTTATTTTTGCCCCGGAAAAAGAGAGGTCTATATTTTCAATTTTTAATGGGATGTTAGATAAAGAAGATAATTTTTTATTTATAATTCTTTCAGCAATTTTTAAAGAGATAAAAACGAAAAATACCAAGAAAACAACTATTGATATAACAATTTTTTTTCTTTTTTTCATTTTAAATATTTTCCAAAAAATTCAAATGCTTTTCTACCTGAAAAAGAATGTTCTCCTGGAAAAATTTCAATCCATAAGTTATTTTCAACTCCTGCAACTTTATAAACATTTTTTATTTTTTCATGTGCCTTTTTAGCTGAATCAATCCAGAAACATGTATCATTAACTCCTGATTCAATTAAAAGTGGTTTTGGACATATACATCCTATTACATCTCCAACATCTGCATATTTATAAAGAAAAGGAACAATCTGACTTCCACAGAAGTTTGGTCTGCTTATTGCATAGTGTAAAGTCGTTGTTGCATAACATATTATATCACCTGTCTTTATTCTTTCATCAAGAAGAGTTAAATAAGTTGCCATTGTCCCACCAAAGGAAAGTCCCATACAACCTATTCTTTCTTTGTCCACCTCTTCTCTTGTAAGTAAAAAATCAATAACCCTCATACCATCAAAAATATTTGCTCCAAGTAAAGTCCTTCCAAGTATGAGATGTTGAAGAAAATATACATTACATTTATCTCTTCCAGGAAAAAAAGTGTCCTGATATCCCCCTCTCTCTCCGAAACCACGCCAGTCAGGACATATAGTTATAAATCCATTTTCAGCCATTTGCTGTCCATAATTATAGTTATGCATTTTTATATTATTTATAATATCTGGATTATTATTATGAACACCAGCAACAGGGTCTTTTCCATAAGAGCCATGCCCATGGCAGCATAAAATTGCAGGGTATTTCTTCTTGTTTCCTTTCGGAATTAAAAGATATAAAGGGACAAAACAATCTTTTTCTGATTGTATTATCCATTTTTCTCTTATAAATTTTTCTTTTTCCTCAACTGATAAGAGTTCTGGATTTAAGTCAGATGGGGTTGGAAATTCACCTAATAATTTTTTTATTTTTTTTATTAATTTTTCTTTCCATATAAAAACATCTTCTTTTGTTTTCCCCTTAAATTCTAATGATGGCTTAATTTTTCCTGCCCATTTTTCAATAAAATTATCAATCACAACAGGACTATCAAATTTATTTGGCATTTTCCCTCCTTTTTTTTATTTTAACTTAAAAGGTAAAAAACTTCAACTTCTTTTATCAAATTTCAATAATTTCTGAACAATAAAAAGAAATTGCAGAGACAATTAATATCATAGTGCATGAAAATATGGAAATTCAGGATTATATAATTTTTGTACTCGAGGAAGAACAAAACAATCATACAGGAATTAAATTAATACTTGCTGTTTCATCCATAAAACTGCCCGCTCCATTGTTTCTTCTGGGGTATAACTTGGTTTATAACCAAGTTTTTGTGATATTTTTCTAATGTCAGGGCACATATGAGCCTTAAAATGAAAA
Encoded proteins:
- a CDS encoding alpha/beta hydrolase family protein gives rise to the protein MPNKFDSPVVIDNFIEKWAGKIKPSLEFKGKTKEDVFIWKEKLIKKIKKLLGEFPTPSDLNPELLSVEEKEKFIREKWIIQSEKDCFVPLYLLIPKGNKKKYPAILCCHGHGSYGKDPVAGVHNNNPDIINNIKMHNYNYGQQMAENGFITICPDWRGFGERGGYQDTFFPGRDKCNVYFLQHLILGRTLLGANIFDGMRVIDFLLTREEVDKERIGCMGLSFGGTMATYLTLLDERIKTGDIICYATTTLHYAISRPNFCGSQIVPFLYKYADVGDVIGCICPKPLLIESGVNDTCFWIDSAKKAHEKIKNVYKVAGVENNLWIEIFPGEHSFSGRKAFEFFGKYLK